A part of Gemmatimonadaceae bacterium genomic DNA contains:
- a CDS encoding FKBP-type peptidyl-prolyl cis-trans isomerase — protein MRKFLLLLGCVSLAGCLGGDTTGVNGTPSDPTTESFAPALGVNISQMTKVAVGSEFVYYKDLAVGTGTLLSSPVTVVITYAGYLTNGALFDGAQGVAIPLAGSVPGFQTGMLGMKEGGERLIVIPSDLGYGSTQVSRIPPNSTLVFDVRLEQIP, from the coding sequence ATGAGAAAATTCCTGCTTCTGCTCGGGTGTGTTTCCCTCGCCGGCTGCCTCGGCGGCGACACCACCGGTGTGAACGGCACGCCGAGCGATCCGACGACGGAGTCGTTCGCGCCCGCATTGGGCGTGAACATCTCGCAGATGACGAAGGTGGCGGTCGGCAGTGAGTTCGTGTACTACAAGGATTTGGCGGTGGGCACTGGCACGTTGCTGTCCTCTCCGGTGACCGTCGTGATCACCTACGCCGGCTACCTGACGAACGGCGCCCTCTTCGACGGCGCGCAAGGCGTCGCGATTCCGCTTGCCGGTTCCGTCCCGGGCTTTCAAACGGGCATGCTCGGTATGAAAGAGGGCGGTGAGCGGTTGATCGTGATTCCGTCGGACCTTGGATACGGCAGCACGCAGGTTTCACGCATCCCGCCCAACTCCACGCTCGTGTTCGACGTGAGGCTGGAGCAGATACCGTAA